The following proteins are co-located in the Ailuropoda melanoleuca isolate Jingjing chromosome 13, ASM200744v2, whole genome shotgun sequence genome:
- the TRIM47 gene encoding LOW QUALITY PROTEIN: E3 ubiquitin-protein ligase TRIM47 (The sequence of the model RefSeq protein was modified relative to this genomic sequence to represent the inferred CDS: deleted 1 base in 1 codon) yields the protein MDGSGPFSCPICLEPLREPVTLPCGHNFCLACLSALWPHRGTGGSGGPGGAARCPLCQEPFPDGLQLRKNHTLSRLRGHRLVPPLRRLEESLCPRHLRPLERYCRAERVCLCEACAAQEHRGHELVPLEQERALQEAEQSKVLSAVEDRMDELGAGIAQSRRTVALIKSAALAERERVSRLFAEAAAILQGFQTEVLGFIEEGEATMLGRSQGDLRRQEEQRDRLSRARHNLGQVPEADSVSFLQELLALRLALEEGCGPGPGPPRELSFTKSSQAVRAVRDALTAACASQWEQLRGLGGYEDELQKLGTEADAESQDPDSTNNLESEAPRDYFLKFAYIVDLDSDTADKYLQLFGTKGVKRVLCPINYPESPTRFTHCEQVLGEGALDRGTYYWEVEIIEGWVSVGVMAEDFSPQEPYDRGRLGRNAHSCCLQWNGRSFSVWFHGLEASLAHPFSPTVGICLEYADRALAFYAVRDGKMSLLRRLKASRARRSSTLASPIEPFQSRLDSHFAGLFTRRLKPAFFLESVDAHLQIGPLKKSCISVLKRR from the exons ATGGACGGCAGCGGGCCCTTCAGCTGCCCCATCTGCCTGGAGCCGCTCCGGGAGCCTGTGACGCTGCCCTGCGGCCACAACTTCTGCCTGGCCTGCCTGAGCGCGCTGTGGCCGCACCGCGGCACGGGTGGCAGCGGCGGGCCCGGAGGCGCGGCCCGCTGCCCGCTGTGCCAGGAGCCCTTCCCCGACGGCCTGCAGCTCCGCAAGAACCACACGCTGTCCCG GCTGCGCGGACATCGCCTAGTGCCGCCGCTGCGCCGGCTGGAGGAAAGCCTGTGCCCGCGCCACCTGCGGCCGCTCGAGCGCTACTGTCGCGCGGAGCGCGTGTGCCTGTGCGAGGCCTGCGCCGCCCAGGAGCACCGGGGCCACGAGCTCGTGCCGCTGGAACAGGAGCGCGCGCTCCAGGAG GCAGAGCAGTCCAAAGTCCTGAGCGCCGTGGAGGACCGCATGGACGAGCTGGGCGCTGGCATTGCACAGTCCCGGCGCACAGTGGCCCTCATCAAG AGTGCAGCCTTGGCAGAGCGGGAGAGGGTGAGCCGGCTCTTCGCCGAGGCTGCAGCCATCCTACAGGGGTTCCAGACAGAGGTGCTGGGCTTCATCGAGGAGGGGGAGGCCACCATGCTGGGCCGCTCCCAGGGTGACCTGCGGCGGCAGGAGGAGCAGCGCGATAGGCTAAGCCGGGCCCGCCACAACCTCGGTCAGGTCCCTGAGGCTGACTCAGTCAGCTTCCTGCAG GAGCTGCTGGCGCTGAGGCTGGCCCTGGAGGAGGGGTGCGGCCCTGGGCCCGGTCCCCCGAGGGAGCTCAGCTTCACCAAGTCCTCCCAAGCTGTGCGGGCGGTGAGAGACGCGCTGACTGCGGCCTGTGCCAGCCAGTGGGAGCAGCTGCGGGGGCTGGGCGGCTATGAGGATGAGCTGCAGAAGTTGGGCACGGAAG CCGATGCCGAATCGCAAGACCCCGATAGCACCAACAACCTCGAGAGTGAGGCTCCCAGGGATTACTTCCTCAAGT TTGCCTACATCGTGGACCTGGACAGCGACACGGCAGACAAGTACTTGCAGCTGTTTGGGACCAAAGGTGTAAAGAGGGTGCTGTGTCCCATCAACTACCCCGAGTCACCCACCCGCTTCACCCACTGCGAGCAGGTGCTAGGCGAGGGCGCCTTGGACCGGGGCACCTACTACTGGGAGGTGGAGATCATCGAGGGCTGGGTCAGCGTGGGGGTCATGGCCGAAGACTTCTCCCCGCAAGAGCCCTATGACCGGGGCCGGCTGGGCCGCAACGCCCACTCCTGCTGCCTGCAGTGGAACGGACGGAGCTTCTCCGTCTGGTTCCATGGGCTCGAGGCGTCCCTGGCCCATCCCTTCTCGCCCACCGTTGGGATCTGCCTAGAATATGCCGACCGAGCCCTGGCCTTCTATGCCGTGCGGGACGGCAAGATGAGTCTTCTTCGGAGGTTGAAGGCCTCCCGGGCCCGCCGAAGCAGCACCCTGGCCTCCCCCATCGAACCCTTCCAGAGCCGCCTGGACAGCCATTTTGCGGGACTCTTCACTCGCAGGCTcaagcctgccttcttcctggaGAGTGTGGACGCCCATCTGCAGATCGGGCCCCTCAAGAAGTCCTGCATTTCCGTGCTGAAGAGGAGGTGA
- the TRIM65 gene encoding tripartite motif-containing protein 65 isoform X2 — protein sequence MAALPLEDELTCSICLGLYQEPVTLSCGHNFCGACIRDWGRRCDKACPECRKPFPEGAELRRNVALSAVLQAMRAGPAPTPDPDPARAPGSALGARCPRHGRPLDLFCRTEGRCICSACTVNECRLHERALVDAERREREAQLRAMLEVSQQQVTQAERQLKELQQQSSQIQALEMRRALALKDIKVAETQVLAQAQDGEQRLRSHLEALACYDRRVRDLLEQLDDQTFLQESQLLAPPGPLGPLTPLQWDEDQQLAGLKESLSRLCGLLLDEGAHPRAPAEAADLGPLEAPGPLAPGASPVCPLRRKLWQNYRNLTFDPDSANCHLYLSHQDQQVKHRHKPRDLAGPSSFELWQVRCAQSFQNGRHYWEVRASNHSVTLGVAYADLTRHKQGPHTDNIGRGPSSWGLCVQEDRVQAWHNGEAQLLPGVSGRLLGMDLDVASGCLTFYSLEPKAQPLHTFHAIFTRPLYPVFWLLEGRTLTLCHQPDATLPPELREEASGPS from the exons atggCCGCGCTGCCGCTGGAGGACGAGTTGACCTGTTCCATCTGCCTGGGGCTCTACCAGGAGCCGGTGACGCTGTCCTGCGGCCACAACTTCTGCGGGGCGTGCATCCGGGACTGGGGGCGCCGCTGCGACAAGGCGTGCCCCGAGTGCCGGAAGCCCTTCCCCGAGGGCGCCGAGCTGCGCCGCAACGTGGCGCTTAGCGCCGTTCTCCAGGCGATGCGGGCCGGGCCCGCCCCGACCCCCGACCCCGACCCTGCCCGGGCACCTGGCTCCGCCCTGGGTGCGCGCTGCCCCCGGCATGGGCGGCCACTCGACCTCTTCTGTCGCACCGAGGGTCGCTGCATATGCAGTGCGTGCACTGTGAACGAGTGTCGCCTCCACGAGCGGGCGCTGGTGGACGCCGAGCGTCGGGAGCGCGAG GCCCAGCTGAGAGCCATGCTGGAAGTGAGCCAGCAGCAGGTCACCCAGGCTGAGAGGCAGCTGAAGGAACTGCAGCAGCAAAGCAGCCAGATCCAG GCCCTGGAGATGCGACGGGCCTTGGCACTGAAGGACATCAAGGTGGCCGAGACCCAGGTGTTAGCACAGGCCCAGGATGGAGAACAGCGACTGCGGAGCCACCTGGAGGCCCTGGCTTGTTATGACCGCAGGGTCCGGGACCTCCTGGAGCAGCTGGATGACCAGACCTTCCTCCAG GAATCGCAGCTCCTGGCACCCCCAGGGCCTCTCGGGCCTCTGACTCCTCTGCAGTGGGACGAAGATCAGCAGCTGGCTGGCCTGAAGGAGTCACTAAGCCGGCTGTGTGGCCTCCTCCTGGATGAGGGGGCCCACCCCAGGGCACCAGCTGAGGCTGCCGATTTGGGCCCTTTGG AGGCCCCAGGTCCCCTGGCACCAGGCGCAAGCCCAGTTTGTCCACTGAGGAGGAAGCTCTGGCAGA ATTATCGCAATCTGACCTTCGATCCGGACAGTGCCAATTGCCACCTGTACCTGTCTCACCAGGACCAGCAGGTAAAGCACCGTCACAAGCCCCGGGACCTGGCCGGGCCAAGCAGCTTCGAGCTCTGGCAGGTGCGGTGTGCCCAGAGCTTCCAGAACGGGCGACACTACTGGGAGGTGCGTGCATCTAACCACTCAGTGACCCTGGGCGTTGCCTATGCAGACCTGACGCGGCACAAGCAGGGGCCCCACACAGACAACATTGGGCGTGGGCCAAGCTCCTGGGGGCTCTGTGTTCAGGAGGACAGGGTGCAGGCTTGGCACAACGGGGAGGCCCAGCTCCTCCCAGGGGTGTCGGGGCGGCTCCTGGGCATGGACTTGGATGTGGCCTCTGGCTGCCTCACCTTCTACAGCCTGGAGCCCAAGGCCCAGCCCCTGCATACCTTCCATGCCATCTTCACTCGGCCCCTCTACCCTGTCTTCTGGCTCCTGGAGGGTAGGACCCTGACCCTGTGCCACCAGCCTGACGCCACACTCCCTCCGGAGCTCCGGGAAGAGGCATCGGGGCCCAGCTGA
- the TRIM65 gene encoding tripartite motif-containing protein 65 isoform X1: protein MAALPLEDELTCSICLGLYQEPVTLSCGHNFCGACIRDWGRRCDKACPECRKPFPEGAELRRNVALSAVLQAMRAGPAPTPDPDPARAPGSALGARCPRHGRPLDLFCRTEGRCICSACTVNECRLHERALVDAERREREAQLRAMLEVSQQQVTQAERQLKELQQQSSQIQSSARTLASMISGKFSVLLQALEMRRALALKDIKVAETQVLAQAQDGEQRLRSHLEALACYDRRVRDLLEQLDDQTFLQESQLLAPPGPLGPLTPLQWDEDQQLAGLKESLSRLCGLLLDEGAHPRAPAEAADLGPLEAPGPLAPGASPVCPLRRKLWQNYRNLTFDPDSANCHLYLSHQDQQVKHRHKPRDLAGPSSFELWQVRCAQSFQNGRHYWEVRASNHSVTLGVAYADLTRHKQGPHTDNIGRGPSSWGLCVQEDRVQAWHNGEAQLLPGVSGRLLGMDLDVASGCLTFYSLEPKAQPLHTFHAIFTRPLYPVFWLLEGRTLTLCHQPDATLPPELREEASGPS, encoded by the exons atggCCGCGCTGCCGCTGGAGGACGAGTTGACCTGTTCCATCTGCCTGGGGCTCTACCAGGAGCCGGTGACGCTGTCCTGCGGCCACAACTTCTGCGGGGCGTGCATCCGGGACTGGGGGCGCCGCTGCGACAAGGCGTGCCCCGAGTGCCGGAAGCCCTTCCCCGAGGGCGCCGAGCTGCGCCGCAACGTGGCGCTTAGCGCCGTTCTCCAGGCGATGCGGGCCGGGCCCGCCCCGACCCCCGACCCCGACCCTGCCCGGGCACCTGGCTCCGCCCTGGGTGCGCGCTGCCCCCGGCATGGGCGGCCACTCGACCTCTTCTGTCGCACCGAGGGTCGCTGCATATGCAGTGCGTGCACTGTGAACGAGTGTCGCCTCCACGAGCGGGCGCTGGTGGACGCCGAGCGTCGGGAGCGCGAG GCCCAGCTGAGAGCCATGCTGGAAGTGAGCCAGCAGCAGGTCACCCAGGCTGAGAGGCAGCTGAAGGAACTGCAGCAGCAAAGCAGCCAGATCCAG AGCTCAGCCCGCACCCTGGCCTCCATGATCTCTGGCAAGTTCAGTGTCCTGCTGCAGGCCCTGGAGATGCGACGGGCCTTGGCACTGAAGGACATCAAGGTGGCCGAGACCCAGGTGTTAGCACAGGCCCAGGATGGAGAACAGCGACTGCGGAGCCACCTGGAGGCCCTGGCTTGTTATGACCGCAGGGTCCGGGACCTCCTGGAGCAGCTGGATGACCAGACCTTCCTCCAG GAATCGCAGCTCCTGGCACCCCCAGGGCCTCTCGGGCCTCTGACTCCTCTGCAGTGGGACGAAGATCAGCAGCTGGCTGGCCTGAAGGAGTCACTAAGCCGGCTGTGTGGCCTCCTCCTGGATGAGGGGGCCCACCCCAGGGCACCAGCTGAGGCTGCCGATTTGGGCCCTTTGG AGGCCCCAGGTCCCCTGGCACCAGGCGCAAGCCCAGTTTGTCCACTGAGGAGGAAGCTCTGGCAGA ATTATCGCAATCTGACCTTCGATCCGGACAGTGCCAATTGCCACCTGTACCTGTCTCACCAGGACCAGCAGGTAAAGCACCGTCACAAGCCCCGGGACCTGGCCGGGCCAAGCAGCTTCGAGCTCTGGCAGGTGCGGTGTGCCCAGAGCTTCCAGAACGGGCGACACTACTGGGAGGTGCGTGCATCTAACCACTCAGTGACCCTGGGCGTTGCCTATGCAGACCTGACGCGGCACAAGCAGGGGCCCCACACAGACAACATTGGGCGTGGGCCAAGCTCCTGGGGGCTCTGTGTTCAGGAGGACAGGGTGCAGGCTTGGCACAACGGGGAGGCCCAGCTCCTCCCAGGGGTGTCGGGGCGGCTCCTGGGCATGGACTTGGATGTGGCCTCTGGCTGCCTCACCTTCTACAGCCTGGAGCCCAAGGCCCAGCCCCTGCATACCTTCCATGCCATCTTCACTCGGCCCCTCTACCCTGTCTTCTGGCTCCTGGAGGGTAGGACCCTGACCCTGTGCCACCAGCCTGACGCCACACTCCCTCCGGAGCTCCGGGAAGAGGCATCGGGGCCCAGCTGA